A region from the Lytechinus variegatus isolate NC3 chromosome 6, Lvar_3.0, whole genome shotgun sequence genome encodes:
- the LOC121416510 gene encoding proton-coupled folate transporter-like, whose amino-acid sequence MDPGKSNTGINSPLSTTRSWRSRLVVEPLTVTFMLAYGLLTTIRVEYLNKRLSEEANFTQPTGNTSVVCTLNTSSDEYDRYVQVQAQTSYWTLYLAVAQSVPALFSANFLGALSDSKGRRIAMMFPIVGFAIYSIIYALVAQYHWPLSVLFAGTVPLGLCGDFLTLVACSFAYVADTTTSKQRTYRMVILECLTTLGAGSGQVLVGFMIEATGYPPVYYTILGIMVICALYVYLLPESLPSVSGKVPGEHSADVVPTPRRDFNMAKFVRSLVDLFRPDPKGRCWKMISYNYILFQFILIIVSFLSTNVLFAEGQPFCWSSALIGLFNGLTFIFSGFGLVVGGYVLRLFFSDHCTMQISILSFVSCLIMTAYSKSNIMLFCGK is encoded by the exons ATGGACCCAGGTAAATCCAACACCGGAATCAATAGCCCATTGTCGACGACAAGATCGTGGAGGAGTAGACTCGTCGTCGAGCCCCTTACTGTCACGTTCATGCTGGCGTACGGCTTGCTGACTACGATTCGTGTAGAATACCTCAACAAACGGCTGTCAGAAGAGGCTAATTTCACCCAACCAACAGGGAATACCAGTGTAGTATGCACGTTGAATACATCATCTGATGAATATGACCGTTACGTTCAGGTCCAAGCACAGACGTCGTACTGGACGCTCTATCTCGCGGTTGCGCAGTCTGTTCCCGCGCTATTTTCGGCCAACTTTCTCGGAGCTTTAAGTGACTCTAAAGGTCGCCGTATTGCGATGATGTTCCCTATCGTTGGGTTTGCGATTTACTCCATCATCTATGCATTGGTAGCCCAATATCACTGGCCGTTGTCCGTGCTCTTCGCTGGGACAGTTCCGCTGGGACTGTGTGGCGATTTCCTGACGCTGGTGGCGTGCTCCTTCGCGTACGTCGCGGACACGACGACAAGCAAGCAGCGGACATACCGAATGGTGATCCTTGAATGTCTGACCACCCTCGGGGCAGGGTCGGGGCAAGTGTTGGTCGGGTTTATGATCGAAGCCACTGGATACCCACCGGTCTACTATACCATCCTCGGAATAATGGTCATATGCGCCCTCTACGTCTACCTCCTGCCCGAAAGCCTGCCGAGCGTCAGCGGAAAGGTGCCCGGAGAGCATTCGGCGGATGTCGTGCCGACTCCCCGAAGAGACTTCAACATGGCGAAGTTTGTCCGAAGTCTAGTCGATCTTTTCCGACCGGATCCGAAAGGACGTTGCTGGAAGATGATTTCGTACAACTACATTCTCTTTCAGTTTATTCTCATCATCGTATCTTTCCTGTCGACCAACGTCCTCTTTGCCGAAG GTCAGCCATTCTGCTGGTCATCGGCTCTTATTGGTTTATTTAACGGACTGACTTTCATATTTTCTGGATTTG GTCTCGTCGTTGGCGGGTACGTGCTTCGGCTCTTTTTCTCAGACCATTGCACCATGCAGATATCCATCCTCTCTTTCGTATCATGCCTCATCATGACGGCTTATTCAAAGTCAAACATTATGCTCTTCTGCGGTAAGTGA